One window of Sphingomonas sp. KC8 genomic DNA carries:
- a CDS encoding amino acid permease translates to MNLFDRRKPLADASAHPSGQRLTATLSWPHLVAMGVGAIVGTGILTLIGVGADRAGPAVLISFAIAGAICACAALAYAEMATMLPAAGSAYSYSYTVLGELIAWVVGWSLILEYSLVVSTVAVGWSGYAAPLLHASTGFPIALMQGPELGGIVNLPAIFIIAVVAGLLIVGTRESATLNAILVIVKIATLALFVAVALPYFNAANLEPFMPYGFAKSMSDGGVERGVMAAAAIIFFAFYGFDAISTAAEETKKPERDLPIGIIGSMVACTLIYMLVAAAAVGALPFTHFADSPEPLALILREIGQGKIATIVAAAAVIALPTVLLAFLFGQSRIFLVMARDGFLPPKLAELSTRGTPVRITLITAAFVAAIAGFVPLDEIAALANSGTLVAFIAVSTCMLVMRRRAPDIHRPFRTPAAALVGAGAILGCLYLFASLPTKTQIWFVGWNAFGLVVYFLYGRSRSLIGKAETTK, encoded by the coding sequence ATGAACCTGTTCGATCGACGTAAGCCGCTGGCGGATGCCTCGGCCCACCCGTCGGGACAACGGCTCACGGCTACACTGTCATGGCCGCATCTCGTCGCCATGGGCGTGGGCGCGATCGTCGGCACCGGCATCCTCACCCTGATCGGCGTCGGCGCGGATCGCGCGGGGCCGGCCGTTCTGATCTCCTTTGCGATTGCCGGCGCGATCTGCGCCTGCGCCGCGCTCGCTTATGCTGAAATGGCGACGATGCTGCCCGCTGCCGGCAGCGCTTATTCCTACAGCTATACGGTGCTCGGCGAACTGATCGCCTGGGTGGTGGGGTGGAGCCTGATCCTCGAATATTCGCTGGTCGTCTCCACCGTCGCGGTCGGCTGGTCGGGATATGCGGCCCCCCTGCTCCACGCTTCCACCGGCTTTCCCATCGCCTTGATGCAGGGGCCGGAACTGGGCGGCATCGTCAACCTGCCGGCGATCTTCATCATCGCCGTCGTCGCCGGATTGCTGATTGTCGGCACCCGCGAAAGTGCCACGCTCAACGCCATCCTCGTGATCGTGAAGATCGCCACGCTCGCCTTGTTCGTGGCGGTCGCCTTGCCCTATTTCAACGCCGCCAACCTCGAACCCTTCATGCCCTACGGCTTCGCCAAATCGATGAGCGACGGCGGCGTCGAACGCGGGGTGATGGCCGCCGCCGCGATCATCTTCTTCGCTTTCTACGGCTTCGATGCAATCTCCACCGCCGCCGAAGAAACCAAGAAACCCGAACGCGATCTGCCGATCGGCATCATCGGGTCGATGGTCGCCTGTACGCTCATCTACATGCTGGTCGCTGCCGCAGCGGTAGGGGCGCTGCCCTTCACCCACTTCGCCGACAGCCCCGAACCGCTGGCGCTGATCCTGCGCGAAATCGGCCAGGGCAAAATCGCCACGATCGTCGCCGCTGCCGCCGTCATCGCACTGCCCACGGTGCTGCTCGCCTTCCTGTTCGGGCAGTCGCGCATCTTCCTGGTCATGGCGCGCGACGGGTTCCTGCCGCCAAAGCTCGCCGAACTGTCGACGCGCGGCACGCCGGTTCGCATCACCCTGATCACCGCGGCCTTCGTTGCCGCCATCGCCGGCTTCGTACCGCTTGATGAAATCGCCGCGCTCGCCAATTCGGGCACGCTGGTCGCGTTCATCGCGGTATCCACCTGCATGCTGGTGATGCGCCGCCGCGCGCCCGATATCCACCGCCCGTTCCGCACCCCGGCGGCCGCGCTGGTCGGCGCGGGCGCGATCCTTGGCTGCCTCTATCTGTTCGCCAGCCTCCCGACGAAAACGCAAATCTGGTTCGTCGGCTGGAACGCGTTCGGGCTGGTCGTCTATTTCCTCTACGGCCGCAGCCGCAGCCTGATTGGCAAGGCCGAAACCACAAAGTAG
- the murI gene encoding glutamate racemase, translated as MSDNRPLLFFDSGVGGLSVLAPTRRLLPDAPIVYAADNGGFPYGTKAEAEIAARVPALLGRLVERHRPRLIVIACNTASTIALGAVRAALDLPVVGTVPAIKPAAEQSRTRAIGVLGTDATVRQPYVDDLSARFASDCLVLRHGSAKLVELAEAKLRGEPTDPAAYAAVMAGLLDQPGGDRIDTVVLACTHFPLVETELAAASPRSLNFIHGGEGIARRTAFLTAGQDWPATPTPGIAVFTAPFDVPAGLVAGLARYGLDDIRFL; from the coding sequence ATGAGTGACAACCGCCCCTTGCTGTTTTTCGATTCGGGCGTGGGCGGGTTATCCGTCCTCGCGCCGACACGCCGGCTGCTGCCCGATGCGCCGATCGTCTATGCCGCCGACAATGGCGGATTTCCCTATGGCACCAAGGCCGAAGCGGAAATCGCCGCGCGGGTTCCGGCGCTGCTTGGCCGGCTGGTCGAACGGCATCGCCCCCGGTTGATCGTGATCGCCTGCAACACCGCATCAACGATCGCATTGGGCGCGGTGCGCGCCGCGCTCGATTTGCCCGTCGTCGGCACGGTGCCCGCGATCAAGCCGGCGGCCGAACAATCGCGAACCCGCGCGATCGGCGTGCTCGGCACCGACGCCACCGTCCGCCAGCCTTATGTCGATGATCTGTCGGCGCGCTTCGCCAGCGATTGTCTGGTGCTGCGCCACGGATCGGCAAAGCTGGTCGAACTGGCCGAAGCCAAGCTGCGCGGCGAACCGACCGATCCGGCCGCTTATGCCGCCGTCATGGCCGGCCTGCTCGATCAGCCGGGCGGCGACCGGATCGATACCGTGGTGCTGGCCTGTACGCATTTTCCACTGGTCGAAACCGAACTGGCCGCCGCCAGCCCCCGTTCGCTCAATTTCATCCATGGCGGCGAAGGAATTGCCCGGCGCACGGCATTTCTGACAGCGGGACAGGACTGGCCGGCCACCCCCACGCCCGGCATCGCCGTGTTCACCGCGCCCTTCGATGTGCCAGCCGGGCTGGTTGCCGGGCTGGCGCGTTACGGCCTCGACGACATACGCTTTTTGTGA
- the nrdR gene encoding transcriptional regulator NrdR has product MRCPFCGHDDSQVKDSRPSEDGAAIRRRRQCEGCGARFTTFERIQLREMTIVKSEGRREPFDREKLARSVAIACRKRPIDPVRIDRLLSAIQRQIETSGESEIAAAQVGAMVMDGLKALDSVAYIRFASVYKDFTEAKDFEDFAGSVVEVSDIK; this is encoded by the coding sequence TTGCGCTGTCCTTTCTGCGGCCACGACGATAGCCAGGTGAAGGACAGCCGTCCCAGCGAGGACGGCGCCGCCATTCGCCGCCGCCGCCAGTGCGAAGGCTGCGGCGCGCGCTTCACCACGTTCGAACGCATTCAATTGCGCGAAATGACGATCGTGAAGAGCGAAGGCCGGCGCGAGCCGTTCGATCGCGAAAAACTCGCCCGTTCGGTGGCGATTGCCTGCCGCAAGCGCCCGATCGATCCGGTCCGGATCGATCGGCTGCTGTCCGCCATCCAGCGTCAGATCGAAACCAGCGGCGAAAGCGAGATCGCGGCCGCCCAGGTCGGCGCAATGGTGATGGACGGGCTGAAGGCGCTCGACAGTGTCGCCTACATCCGCTTTGCCAGTGTTTACAAAGATTTCACCGAAGCCAAGGATTTCGAAGACTTCGCCGGATCGGTCGTCGAAGTGAGTGATATCAAGTGA
- the topA gene encoding type I DNA topoisomerase, giving the protein MKLVVVESPAKAKTIEKYLGPGHRVLASYGHVRDLPAKDGSVDPDNGFAMEWEAYADKTRQLKAITDEAKEADTLILATDPDREGEAISWHVQEVLKKRRALPKDVQRVTFNAITKAAVLDAMANPRALDEDLIDAYRARRALDYLVGFTLSPVLWRKLPGAKSAGRVQSVALRLVVDREREIEAFRPQEYWSVAADMEQDGVPFVARLVRWRGNKIDRLTIGNGADAEAAKKDVEAGRFSVASVETKPLTRNPPPPFTTSTLQQEAARKLGFSASHTMRVAQNLYEDGAITYMRTDGVQMDGSAISAARGAIANRYDASYVPDKPRQYQAKAKNAQEAHEAIRPTDFSKDKAGSGDHARLYDLIFKRALASQMASARLERTTVELLDGSGSHALRATGQVVLFPGYLALYEEGRDDVGSSSGKHASADDGDDDGKRLPRMKEGDAPARKAVTAEQHFTQPPPRYSEASLVKKMEELGIGRPSTYAATLQTLKDREYVTLEKNRFQPQESGRLVTSFLERFFERYVSYDYTAGLEDSLDDVSGGRADWQQVLEAFWRDFKPKTVEVMEQKPSEVTAALDEFLGPYLFPDKEDGTDPRLCPACNAGRLSLRGGRYGAFIACSNYPECKFTRRFAQKGGAEDGGDTGPVVLGTDPETGQEITKRSGRFGPYVQLGEGKDAKRGSIPKDVPGEDFGLDWALKLLSLPREVGLHPESGKPITASIGRYGPYLAHDGKYARLTSTMDVFETGMNAAVVKLAEAAAGGGRARGGSREPLKAFGPHPESGAEVKLMEGRFGPYVTDGTTNATLPKAADPAALTLEEAVALLAERAAKGPAKGKKKAAPAKKPAAKKAAAPKKTTAKKDAPLKKPAAKKAPAAKKAAVAE; this is encoded by the coding sequence ATGAAGCTCGTCGTCGTCGAATCGCCCGCCAAAGCGAAAACCATCGAGAAGTATCTCGGGCCGGGGCACCGCGTGCTCGCTTCCTACGGCCATGTCCGCGATCTTCCGGCCAAGGACGGATCGGTTGATCCCGACAACGGCTTCGCGATGGAGTGGGAGGCCTATGCCGACAAGACGCGCCAGCTGAAGGCGATCACCGACGAGGCGAAGGAAGCCGACACCCTCATCCTCGCGACTGACCCTGATCGCGAAGGGGAAGCGATTTCGTGGCATGTGCAGGAGGTGCTGAAAAAGCGCCGCGCGTTGCCGAAGGACGTTCAGCGCGTCACGTTCAATGCCATCACCAAGGCCGCCGTGCTCGATGCGATGGCCAATCCGCGCGCGCTGGATGAAGATCTGATCGATGCGTACCGCGCCCGCCGCGCGCTCGATTATCTGGTCGGCTTCACGCTGTCGCCGGTGTTGTGGCGCAAGCTGCCGGGGGCGAAATCCGCCGGGCGCGTGCAGTCGGTCGCGCTGCGGCTGGTGGTGGATCGCGAACGCGAGATCGAAGCCTTCCGGCCCCAAGAATATTGGTCGGTCGCCGCCGATATGGAACAGGATGGCGTGCCGTTCGTCGCGCGTCTCGTCCGTTGGCGGGGCAACAAGATCGATCGGCTGACGATCGGCAATGGCGCTGATGCGGAGGCCGCGAAGAAGGATGTCGAAGCCGGCCGTTTCTCGGTCGCGTCGGTTGAAACCAAGCCGCTCACCCGCAATCCGCCGCCGCCGTTCACCACGTCGACCTTGCAGCAGGAAGCCGCGCGCAAGCTGGGTTTTTCGGCCAGCCACACGATGCGGGTCGCGCAAAATCTCTATGAAGACGGCGCGATCACCTACATGCGTACCGATGGCGTGCAGATGGATGGATCGGCCATTTCGGCCGCGCGCGGCGCAATCGCCAACCGTTATGACGCATCCTACGTGCCCGATAAGCCGCGCCAGTATCAGGCCAAGGCCAAGAACGCGCAGGAAGCGCACGAAGCGATCCGCCCGACCGATTTTTCCAAGGACAAGGCCGGATCGGGCGATCATGCGCGGTTGTACGATCTGATCTTCAAGCGCGCGCTGGCAAGCCAGATGGCGTCGGCGCGGCTGGAACGGACGACGGTCGAACTGCTTGACGGCAGCGGCAGCCATGCCCTGCGCGCAACCGGCCAGGTCGTCCTCTTCCCCGGCTATCTCGCGCTCTATGAAGAAGGCCGCGATGACGTTGGTTCCAGCTCCGGCAAACATGCCTCCGCTGATGATGGCGACGATGACGGCAAGCGCCTGCCGCGGATGAAGGAGGGCGATGCGCCCGCCAGGAAGGCTGTCACCGCCGAACAGCATTTCACCCAGCCGCCGCCGCGTTATTCCGAAGCCAGCCTCGTCAAGAAGATGGAAGAACTCGGCATCGGCCGCCCGTCCACCTACGCCGCGACGCTCCAGACGCTCAAGGATCGCGAATATGTGACCTTGGAAAAGAACCGCTTCCAGCCGCAGGAAAGCGGCCGGCTGGTCACGTCCTTCCTCGAACGCTTCTTCGAACGCTATGTCAGCTATGATTACACCGCCGGGCTGGAAGACAGCCTCGATGATGTGTCGGGCGGGCGGGCCGATTGGCAGCAGGTGCTGGAAGCCTTCTGGCGCGATTTCAAGCCCAAGACCGTCGAGGTGATGGAGCAGAAGCCATCCGAAGTGACTGCGGCGCTTGATGAATTTCTCGGCCCATATCTGTTCCCGGACAAGGAAGACGGTACCGATCCGCGGCTGTGCCCGGCGTGCAATGCCGGCCGGCTTTCGCTGCGCGGCGGTCGGTACGGCGCGTTCATCGCCTGTTCCAACTATCCCGAGTGCAAGTTCACCCGCCGTTTCGCGCAAAAGGGCGGCGCGGAGGATGGTGGCGATACCGGCCCGGTCGTGCTCGGCACCGATCCCGAAACCGGGCAGGAAATCACCAAGCGCTCCGGCCGGTTCGGGCCTTATGTCCAACTGGGCGAAGGCAAGGATGCCAAGCGCGGTTCGATCCCCAAGGACGTGCCGGGCGAAGATTTCGGGCTGGATTGGGCGCTGAAATTGCTGTCCCTGCCGCGCGAGGTGGGGCTCCACCCCGAAAGCGGCAAGCCGATCACCGCATCGATCGGGCGCTATGGCCCCTATCTGGCGCATGACGGCAAATATGCCCGGCTGACGTCTACCATGGACGTATTCGAAACGGGCATGAACGCCGCCGTCGTCAAGCTGGCGGAGGCCGCTGCTGGCGGTGGCCGCGCGCGGGGCGGTTCGCGCGAACCATTGAAGGCGTTCGGCCCGCACCCGGAAAGCGGCGCCGAAGTGAAGCTGATGGAAGGGCGCTTCGGCCCCTACGTTACCGATGGCACCACCAACGCGACCTTGCCCAAGGCCGCCGATCCGGCGGCGCTGACCTTGGAAGAAGCGGTGGCGCTGCTGGCTGAACGGGCGGCGAAGGGACCGGCCAAGGGCAAGAAAAAGGCGGCCCCGGCCAAAAAGCCGGCCGCCAAGAAGGCTGCGGCACCCAAAAAGACGACCGCGAAGAAGGATGCCCCGCTGAAAAAGCCGGCGGCGAAGAAGGCGCCCGCTGCCAAGAAGGCGGCAGTCGCCGAATAA
- the hemA gene encoding 5-aminolevulinate synthase, whose product MDYQRVFAEAIDRLHAEGRYRVFIDILRNKGAFPNARCFAGHNGPKPITVWCSNDYLAMGQHPAVITAMEDALHDVGAGSGGTRNIGGNTHYHIDLENELADWHGKEGALLFTSGYVSNDATLSTLGKVLPGCIIFSDELNHASMIAGIRNSGCEKRVFRHNDLAHLEELLAAEDPETPKLIAFESVYSMEGDVAPIHAICDLADKYNALTYLDEVHAVGMYGPRGGGIADRDGAAHRLTIIEGTLAKAIGVMGGYIAADRTIIDVIRSYAPGFIFTTSLSPVLVAGALASVRHLKESGEERDGQQAAAAMLKAKFRDAGLPVMDSTTHIVPLMVGDPVKAKRVSDILLAEYGVYVQPINYPTVPRGTERLRFTPGPQHTEAMMQELTNALLEIWDRIELRLAA is encoded by the coding sequence TTGGACTATCAGCGCGTTTTCGCAGAGGCAATCGACCGGCTGCACGCCGAAGGCCGCTATCGCGTATTCATCGATATCCTGCGCAACAAGGGCGCGTTTCCCAATGCCCGTTGCTTTGCCGGCCATAACGGGCCGAAGCCGATCACCGTATGGTGCTCGAACGATTATCTCGCCATGGGCCAGCATCCGGCGGTGATTACCGCGATGGAAGACGCCCTGCACGATGTGGGCGCGGGATCCGGCGGCACTCGCAATATCGGCGGCAACACGCATTATCACATCGATCTGGAAAACGAACTCGCCGACTGGCACGGCAAGGAAGGCGCGCTGCTGTTCACGTCGGGCTATGTGTCCAACGACGCAACGCTGTCCACGCTGGGCAAGGTGCTGCCGGGCTGCATCATCTTTTCGGATGAACTGAACCACGCATCGATGATCGCGGGCATTCGCAATTCGGGCTGCGAAAAGCGCGTCTTCCGCCACAACGACCTGGCCCATCTTGAAGAATTGCTGGCCGCCGAAGACCCCGAAACGCCCAAGCTGATCGCGTTCGAAAGCGTCTATTCGATGGAAGGCGATGTCGCCCCGATCCATGCGATCTGCGACCTGGCCGACAAATATAACGCGCTCACCTATCTCGACGAAGTGCATGCGGTCGGCATGTATGGCCCACGCGGCGGCGGCATTGCCGATCGCGATGGCGCAGCACATCGGTTGACGATCATCGAAGGCACGCTGGCCAAGGCGATCGGCGTGATGGGCGGCTATATCGCGGCCGACCGCACGATCATCGATGTGATCCGCTCTTACGCGCCGGGCTTCATCTTCACCACGTCGTTGTCGCCGGTGCTGGTTGCCGGTGCGCTGGCCAGCGTCCGCCACCTCAAGGAATCGGGTGAGGAACGCGATGGCCAGCAGGCCGCCGCCGCGATGCTGAAAGCCAAGTTCCGCGACGCCGGCCTGCCGGTGATGGATTCAACCACCCATATCGTGCCGCTGATGGTGGGCGATCCGGTGAAGGCCAAGCGGGTGAGCGATATCCTGCTCGCCGAATATGGCGTCTATGTGCAGCCGATCAATTACCCGACGGTGCCGCGCGGCACCGAACGGCTACGCTTCACCCCCGGCCCGCAGCACACCGAAGCGATGATGCAGGAACTGACGAACGCGCTGCTCGAAATCTGGGACCGGATCGAACTGCGCCTGGCGGCCTGA
- a CDS encoding GNAT family N-acetyltransferase, which yields MEITTPRLTLRRAQPSDLDALHAVLSNEQAMLYWSTAPHERIEQTTEWLDSMIASPPELSEDFVIVRDGVAIGKVGAWRLPEFGYILHPDHWGQGLGREAIAAFIAHALARPDVERLIADVDPRNAASLRVLMALGFRETGRAERTLETHIGWCDSVYLEIERADLGLSPD from the coding sequence ATGGAAATCACCACCCCCCGCCTGACATTGCGTCGCGCGCAGCCGAGCGATCTGGATGCACTGCACGCCGTGCTGTCGAACGAGCAGGCGATGCTTTATTGGTCGACCGCGCCGCACGAACGGATCGAGCAGACCACCGAATGGCTGGATTCGATGATCGCATCGCCGCCTGAATTGTCCGAAGATTTCGTCATCGTCCGCGATGGCGTGGCGATCGGCAAGGTGGGTGCGTGGCGGCTGCCGGAATTCGGCTATATCCTCCACCCCGATCATTGGGGCCAGGGGCTGGGCCGCGAGGCGATTGCCGCGTTCATTGCCCATGCGCTGGCGCGGCCCGATGTGGAGCGGCTGATCGCCGACGTGGATCCGCGCAATGCGGCGTCGCTGCGCGTGCTGATGGCGCTGGGGTTCCGCGAAACCGGGCGGGCGGAACGGACGCTGGAAACGCATATCGGCTGGTGCGACAGCGTCTATCTGGAAATCGAGCGCGCGGACCTGGGCCTCAGCCCAGACTGA
- the dprA gene encoding DNA-processing protein DprA, with amino-acid sequence MADGADPRAIDEDRIARLRLIRSANVGPVTYHQLLLRFRTAQAALDAIPDLARRGGGREVRIASRADVEREVARVAALGGRYLFRGIGLYPRRLAEIETAPPALIVRGRLALLDRPMVAMVGARNASAAAIRFARQLGRELADGGATVVSGLARGIDSAAHAGSIDGGTVAVIAGGIDVVYPPENADLQQAIAERGVLIAEQPPGLEPRARHFPYRNRIIAGIAAGTVVVEAAPKSGSLITARYAADFGREVMAVPGSPLDPRAQGCNLLIREGATLIQSAADVMEALRPIADGVAAHGSGYAPPPVSADAGDADRRAVADLLGPVAVPVDEIVRLTGLAPAIIQTVLLELELAGRLERHAGGRVSLG; translated from the coding sequence ATGGCTGACGGCGCCGACCCCCGCGCGATCGATGAAGATCGCATCGCCCGGCTGCGGCTGATCCGTTCGGCCAATGTGGGGCCGGTTACCTATCACCAACTGCTGTTGCGGTTCCGCACTGCGCAGGCGGCGCTCGATGCCATTCCCGATCTGGCCAGGCGCGGTGGCGGGCGGGAAGTGCGGATCGCATCGCGTGCCGATGTGGAACGCGAAGTCGCGCGCGTCGCAGCCCTTGGCGGGCGTTATCTGTTTCGCGGCATCGGCCTCTATCCGCGCCGTCTGGCCGAGATTGAAACTGCCCCGCCGGCCCTGATCGTGCGCGGGCGGCTGGCGCTGCTCGATCGGCCGATGGTGGCGATGGTCGGCGCGCGCAACGCATCCGCCGCCGCGATCCGTTTTGCCCGGCAACTGGGCCGCGAACTGGCCGATGGCGGGGCGACGGTGGTTTCCGGCCTGGCGCGCGGCATCGATTCCGCAGCCCATGCCGGATCGATCGATGGCGGCACGGTGGCGGTGATCGCCGGGGGGATCGATGTGGTCTATCCGCCCGAAAATGCCGATTTGCAGCAGGCGATCGCCGAACGCGGCGTGCTGATCGCCGAACAGCCGCCTGGATTGGAGCCGCGCGCGCGCCATTTTCCCTATCGCAACCGGATCATCGCCGGGATCGCCGCCGGCACGGTGGTGGTGGAAGCCGCGCCCAAATCCGGCTCGCTCATCACCGCGCGCTATGCCGCCGATTTCGGACGCGAAGTGATGGCGGTGCCCGGTTCCCCACTCGATCCGCGCGCGCAAGGCTGCAACCTCTTGATCCGCGAAGGGGCAACCCTGATCCAGTCCGCCGCCGATGTGATGGAAGCGCTGCGCCCGATCGCCGATGGTGTGGCGGCGCATGGCAGCGGCTACGCCCCGCCGCCGGTATCCGCCGATGCGGGCGATGCGGATCGGCGGGCGGTGGCCGATCTGCTCGGCCCGGTTGCCGTGCCGGTGGATGAAATCGTCCGCCTGACGGGCCTTGCCCCGGCGATCATCCAGACGGTGCTGCTGGAACTGGAACTCGCCGGCCGGCTCGAACGCCATGCCGGCGGCCGGGTCAGTCTGGGCTGA
- the plsY gene encoding glycerol-3-phosphate 1-O-acyltransferase PlsY: MIVESWGLSLVALLGGYLLGSIPFGVLLTRAAGAGDLRTIGSGNIGATNVLRTGRKGLAALTLLLDGGKGAVAVLIAAAVAPGLAPFAAVGAFFGHLYPVWLGFRGGKGVATLLGIALALLWPAGLGFAVVWLGAAAITRYSSVGGMAGAFAPPVVAALMGQPTLALVFLGLALVVVWKHRANLQRLIAGTEPRIGAKSDG; encoded by the coding sequence ATGATCGTGGAATCTTGGGGATTGTCGCTGGTGGCGCTGCTGGGCGGGTATCTGCTCGGTTCGATACCGTTCGGCGTGCTGCTGACGCGGGCGGCCGGGGCCGGGGATCTGCGCACGATCGGTTCGGGCAATATCGGCGCGACCAACGTGCTGCGCACCGGCCGCAAGGGGCTGGCCGCGCTCACCTTGCTGCTGGACGGTGGCAAGGGCGCGGTGGCGGTGCTGATCGCCGCCGCCGTGGCGCCCGGCCTTGCCCCGTTCGCCGCGGTCGGCGCCTTTTTCGGCCATCTATATCCTGTCTGGCTGGGCTTTCGCGGTGGCAAGGGTGTCGCGACCCTGCTCGGCATCGCGCTGGCCTTGCTGTGGCCGGCGGGGCTGGGCTTTGCGGTCGTCTGGCTCGGCGCGGCCGCCATCACCCGTTATTCGTCGGTTGGCGGCATGGCCGGCGCGTTTGCACCGCCCGTCGTCGCCGCGCTGATGGGGCAGCCGACCCTGGCGCTGGTCTTTCTCGGCCTCGCTTTGGTGGTGGTGTGGAAGCACCGCGCCAACCTCCAGCGGCTGATTGCCGGCACCGAACCGCGCATCGGCGCGAAATCGGATGGCTGA
- the glyA gene encoding serine hydroxymethyltransferase translates to MSTNPATLSAVQPDGFFTRGLADADPAVFGGVRQELAREQNQIELIASENIVSRAVLEAQGSVFTNKYAEGYPGKRYYQGCAPSDVVETLAIERAKQLFDCGFANVQPHSGAQANGAVMLALTKPGDTIMGLSLDAGGHLTHGAKAAMSGKWYNAVQYGVRREDHLIDFDQVEALAKEHKPKLIITGGSAYPRHIDFARFRAIADEVGALFMVDMAHFAGLVAGGAHPTPFGHAHVVTTTTHKTLRGPRGGMIMTNDEAIAKKINSAVFPGLQGGPLMHVIAAKAVAFGEALQPEFKTYARAIVENAKVLAARLKERGAEIVSGGTDTHLALVDLTPLGITGRDADEALERSSITCNKNGIPFDPLPPVKTSGIRVGSPAGTTRGFGPAEFREIADMIADVLEGLRTKGEHGDPAVEAAVKTRVEALCARFPIYPNQ, encoded by the coding sequence ATGAGCACCAACCCCGCAACCTTGTCAGCGGTCCAACCCGACGGCTTCTTCACCCGTGGCCTGGCCGATGCCGATCCGGCCGTGTTCGGCGGCGTCCGCCAGGAACTGGCCCGCGAGCAGAACCAGATCGAACTGATCGCATCGGAAAACATCGTCTCGCGCGCTGTGCTTGAAGCGCAGGGTTCGGTGTTCACCAACAAATATGCCGAAGGCTATCCCGGCAAGCGTTACTATCAGGGCTGCGCCCCGTCCGACGTGGTGGAAACGCTCGCGATCGAACGCGCCAAGCAGCTGTTCGATTGCGGCTTCGCCAACGTCCAGCCGCATTCGGGCGCGCAGGCGAACGGCGCGGTGATGCTCGCGCTCACCAAGCCGGGCGACACGATCATGGGCCTGTCGCTCGATGCCGGCGGCCACCTGACGCACGGCGCCAAGGCCGCGATGTCGGGCAAATGGTACAACGCCGTGCAATATGGCGTGCGCCGCGAAGATCATCTGATCGATTTCGATCAGGTGGAAGCGCTGGCCAAGGAACATAAGCCCAAGCTGATCATCACTGGCGGTTCGGCCTATCCGCGCCACATCGATTTCGCTCGCTTCCGCGCCATCGCGGATGAAGTGGGCGCGCTGTTCATGGTCGACATGGCGCACTTTGCCGGCCTCGTCGCCGGTGGCGCGCACCCCACCCCGTTCGGCCACGCCCATGTCGTGACGACGACCACGCACAAAACCCTGCGCGGTCCGCGCGGCGGCATGATCATGACCAACGACGAAGCGATCGCCAAGAAGATCAATTCGGCGGTGTTCCCCGGCCTGCAGGGCGGCCCGCTGATGCACGTCATCGCCGCGAAAGCGGTCGCGTTCGGCGAAGCATTGCAGCCGGAATTCAAGACCTACGCCCGTGCGATCGTCGAAAACGCCAAGGTGCTCGCCGCCCGCCTCAAGGAGCGCGGCGCGGAGATCGTTTCGGGCGGCACCGATACACACCTCGCGCTGGTCGATCTCACCCCGCTGGGCATCACCGGCCGCGATGCCGATGAGGCGCTGGAACGCTCGTCCATCACCTGCAACAAGAACGGCATCCCGTTCGATCCGTTGCCCCCGGTAAAGACCAGCGGCATCCGGGTCGGATCGCCCGCCGGCACGACGCGCGGCTTCGGCCCCGCCGAATTCCGCGAAATCGCCGACATGATCGCCGACGTGCTGGAAGGCCTGCGCACCAAGGGTGAACATGGTGATCCCGCCGTGGAAGCGGCCGTCAAGACGCGGGTCGAGGCGCTCTGCGCGCGCTTCCCGATCTACCCCAACCAGTAA
- the rpiB gene encoding ribose 5-phosphate isomerase B, with product MAETIAIASDHAAIELKAILADWLRESGHEVIDLGPDSADSVDYPDYGYKLAAAIADGTAKKGIALCGSGIGISIAINRNPAARCALVSEALSARLSRQHNDANIIAMGARLIGVDAAKDCVTAFLATPFEGGRHQRRVDKLSTPATAKEPA from the coding sequence ATGGCCGAAACCATCGCCATCGCATCCGATCACGCCGCTATCGAACTGAAGGCGATCCTTGCCGATTGGCTGCGCGAAAGCGGCCATGAGGTGATCGACCTCGGCCCCGACAGCGCCGATTCGGTGGACTATCCCGATTATGGCTACAAGCTGGCGGCGGCGATCGCCGATGGCACGGCCAAGAAGGGCATCGCCCTGTGCGGATCGGGGATCGGCATTTCGATCGCCATCAACCGCAATCCGGCGGCGCGCTGCGCCCTGGTATCCGAAGCGCTGTCCGCCCGCCTGTCGCGCCAGCATAACGATGCCAACATCATCGCCATGGGCGCGCGCCTGATCGGCGTCGATGCCGCCAAGGATTGCGTCACCGCGTTCCTGGCCACCCCATTCGAAGGCGGCCGCCACCAGCGCCGCGTCGACAAGCTTTCAACTCCCGCCACCGCGAAGGAGCCCGCATGA